In Cryptomeria japonica chromosome 10, Sugi_1.0, whole genome shotgun sequence, a genomic segment contains:
- the LOC131044270 gene encoding type III polyketide synthase B codes for MASNGSSVSNGKAHPKSRPGIATALAFGKAFPDQLVMQEFLVDGYFKNTNCNDPALREKLDRLCKTTTVKNRYVVMSDEILKKYPELTVEGSATVRQRLEIANKAVTDMAVEASEKCIKEWGRPASDITHVVYVSSSEVRMPGGDLFLACGLGLRPDVSRVVVYFMGCSGGVTGLRLAKDLAENNPGSRVLLATTETTLVGFRPPNPERPYDLVGAALFGDGAAAMILGTDPTPQEKPSFELDWAVQQLLPGTDKTIDGRLTEEGIIFKLGRDLPQIIENNIEDFCQKLMNKTGLAKMEYNDLFWAVHPGGPAILNRLEKKLGLLPEKLKCSRQALADFGNVSSNTIVYVLEYMRAESLKKTTAHEDKNNEWGLILAFGPGITFEGILARNVMA; via the exons ATGGCAAGCAATGGGTCATCAGTATCAAATGGCAAGGCTCACCCCAAGTCTAGGCCGGGCATTGCAACAGCTTTGGCGTTCGGCAAGGCTTTTCCTGACCAGCTGGTGATGCAGGAGTTCCTTGTCGACGGCTACTTCAAAAACACCAACTGCAATGACCCTGCTCTCCGCGAGAAGCTCGACCGTCTCT GCAAGACGACCACCGTGAAGAACCGTTACGTTGTAATGTCAGACGAGATCCTGAAAAAGTACCCGGAACTGACAGTTGAAGGGTCCGCAACAGTTCGACAGAGGCTGGAGATCGCCAACAAGGCCGTGACGGACATGGCAGTAGAAGCCTCGGAGAAATGCATAAAGGAGTGGGGTCGCCCGGCCTCGGACATCACCCACGTCGTGTACGTTTCTTCAAGCGAGGTCCGAATGCCGGGCGGTGACCTGTTTCTGGCCTGCGGCCTTGGCCTCCGCCCTGACGTGAGCCGTGTGGTGGTCTACTTCATGGGCTGTTCGGGTGGGGTCACGGGTCTCCGGTTGGCAAAGGACCTGGCTGAGAACAACCCGGGCAGCCGTGTTCTGCTCGCCACAACAGAGACGACCTTGGTGGGCTTCCGCCCGCCCAACCcagagagaccatatgacctggTTGGGGCCGCTCTGTTTGGAGACGGAGCTGCAGCCATGATCTTGGGGACCGACCCAACACCACAAGAGAAGCCTTCGTTTGAGCTGGACTGGGCCGTGCAACAGCTTCTGCCAGGTACTGATAAGACCATCGATGGGAGGCTCACAGAGGAAGGCATCATCTTCAAGCTGGGGCGTGACCTGCCTCAGATTATAGAGAATAATATTGAGGACTTCTGCCAGAAGCTCATGAACAAGACCGGATTGGCGAAGATGGAGTATAATGACCTGTTTTGGGCCGTTCACCCGGGTGGGCCGGCCATTCTGAACCGGTTGGAGAAGAAGTTGGGGCTTCTGCCTGAGAAGCTCAAGTGCAGCAGGCAGGCGCTGGCGGACTTTGGGAACGTCAGCAGCAACACGATTGTATACGTGTTGGAGTACATGCGAGCGGAGAGCCTGAAAAAGACGACTGCTCATGAGGACAAGAACAATGAATGGGGCCTTATTTTGGCCTTTGGCCCCGGCATCACCTTCGAAGGCATTCTAGCTCGGAATGTTATGGCCTGA
- the LOC131044269 gene encoding type III polyketide synthase B, translating into MASNGSSVSNGKSHPKSRPGIATALAFGKAFPDQLVMQEFLVDGYFKNTNCNDPLLREKLDRLCKTTTVKNRYVVMSDEILEKYPELTVEGSATVRQRLEIANKAVTDMAVEASQKCIKEWGRPASDITHVVYVSSSEVRMPGGDLFLACGLGLRSDVSRVVVYFMGCSGGVTGLRVAKDLAENNPGSRVLLATTETTLVGFRPPNPERPYDLVGAALFGDGAAAMILGTDPTPQEKPSFELDWAVQQLLPGTDKTIDGRLTEEGIIFKLGRDLPQIIENNIEEFCKKLMNKTGLAKMEYNDLFWAVHPGGPAILNRLEKKLGLLPEKLKCSRQALADFGNVSSNTIIYVLEYMRAQSLNKAAAKDKDYEWGLILAFGPGITFEGILARNVMA; encoded by the exons ATGGCAAGCAATGGGTCATCAGTATCAAATGGCAAGTCTCATCCCAAGTCTAGGCCGGGCATTGCAACAGCTTTGGCATTCGGCAAGGCTTTCCCTGACCAGCTGGTGATGCAGGAGTTCCTCGTCGACGGCTACTTCAAGAACACCAACTGCAATGACCCCCTTCTCCGCGAGAAGCTCGACCGTCTCT GCAAGACGACCACCGTGAAGAATCGTTACGTGGTAATGTCAGACGAGATCCTGGAAAAGTACCCGGAACTGACAGTTGAAGGGTCCGCAACAGTTCGACAGAGGCTGGAGATAGCCAACAAGGCCGTGACGGACATGGCAGTAGAAGCCTCACAGAAATGCATAAAGGAGTGGGGTCGCCCGGCCTCGGACATCACCCACGTCGTGTACGTCTCATCAAGCGAGGTCCGAATGCCGGGCGGTGACCTGTTTCTGGCCTGCGGCCTTGGCCTCCGCTCTGACGTGAGCCGTGTGGTGGTATACTTCATGGGCTGCTCGGGTGGGGTCACGGGTCTCCGGGTGGCAAAGGACCTGGCTGAGAACAACCCGGGCAGCCGGGTTCTCCTCGCAACAACAGAGACGACCTTGGTGGGCTTCCGCCCGCCCAATCCAGAGAGACCATATGACCTTGTTGGGGCCGCTCTGTTTGGAGACGGAGCGGCAGCCATGATCTTGGGGACCGACCCAACACCACAAGAGAAGCCTTCATTTGAGCTGGACTGGGCTGTGCAACAGCTTCTGCCAGGTACTGATAAGACCATCGATGGGAGGCTCACAGAGGAAGGCATCATCTTCAAGCTGGGACGTGACCTGCCTCAGATTATAGAGAACAATATTGAGGAATTCTGCAAAAAGCTAATGAACAAGACCGGATTGGCGAAGATGGAGTATAACGATCTGTTTTGGGCCGTGCACCCGGGTGGGCCAGCCATTCTGAACCGGTTGGAGAAGAAGTTAGGGCTCCTGCCCGAGAAGCTCAAGTGCAGCAGGCAGGCGCTGGCGGACTTTGGGAATGTCAGCAGTAACACGATCATTTACGTGTTGGAGTACATGCGGGCACAGAGTCTGAATAAAGCGGCCGCCAAGGACAAGGATTATGAATGGGGCCTTATTTTGGCCTTTGGCCCCGGCATCACCTTCGAAGGCATTCTAGCTCGCAATGTTATGGCCTGA